From one Marinobacter sp. LV10MA510-1 genomic stretch:
- a CDS encoding LysR family transcriptional regulator produces the protein MPLLDNEVLRTFVAIAECGTFTAAAKVVHRTPSALSMQIKQLEKILGKSLFVREPRQVRLTNDGEVLLAYSRRLLRLNQEAVEHFIAPALEGKVGFGTSDDVGTRILPEVLAQFARSYPAVLVDVVVGSSKQNLTKLDAGELDMVLVTVSERVRGIRGEVVHEEPLVWAGKEGSSAYLNKPLPIAVAHEGCAWRQMTLLALENAGTPYRIAYTCEHCSGQEAAMIADLAVAPFPLSLVRLPLKQIVSDDLPEIGRYQLALVRRGSNPLNNALAAHVKSAFQSLQ, from the coding sequence ATGCCGCTGCTCGATAATGAGGTACTCAGAACGTTTGTCGCGATTGCAGAGTGTGGAACGTTTACCGCTGCCGCAAAAGTCGTCCACCGGACGCCTTCGGCGTTGAGCATGCAAATCAAGCAACTTGAAAAAATCCTGGGCAAAAGTCTGTTTGTTCGCGAGCCGCGTCAGGTGCGGTTGACCAACGACGGTGAGGTGTTACTGGCATACAGCCGTCGGCTATTGCGACTCAACCAGGAAGCGGTAGAGCATTTCATCGCACCCGCGCTGGAGGGCAAGGTGGGTTTTGGTACCTCAGATGATGTTGGTACTCGAATTCTACCCGAGGTACTCGCCCAGTTTGCGCGTTCCTATCCGGCTGTGTTGGTGGATGTTGTTGTCGGTTCAAGCAAGCAGAATCTGACAAAGCTGGATGCGGGAGAGCTCGATATGGTGCTGGTGACTGTGTCAGAACGCGTTAGGGGCATTCGTGGCGAGGTTGTGCATGAGGAACCACTGGTTTGGGCAGGCAAAGAGGGTTCGTCTGCGTATCTGAACAAGCCCCTGCCGATTGCGGTGGCTCACGAGGGATGCGCATGGCGCCAGATGACATTACTCGCCCTTGAAAACGCTGGCACGCCATACCGGATCGCCTACACCTGCGAGCACTGCTCCGGCCAGGAAGCTGCGATGATTGCAGACCTTGCCGTTGCGCCTTTCCCCCTGAGCCTTGTGCGGTTACCGCTCAAACAGATTGTCAGCGACGACCTGCCAGAGATAGGCCGTTATCAGCTGGCACTCGTGCGCAGAGGCTCAAATCCCCTCAATAACGCTTTGGCTGCCCACGTGAAAAGTGCCTTTCAGAGCTTGCAATGA
- a CDS encoding sulfite exporter TauE/SafE family protein — protein sequence MTDINLIQILLANIALLAGACLQGIAGYGIGTLSAPLMFLVSPLLIPGPLILNAVLLTIMMLIRNRASLSFRQVRFAIGGDVVGTVLAGMTLAVVSTQAFGLIFGGLILAAVALSVAGLRPTLTPRNSVIAGAASGYMGTITAVGGPPIALIYQNEQGPLVRANMSAFFLFASFASAIALVVSGHLGVREVMLFVVTFPGVLAGFLLSGLLVHRVPFGGLRPVILGIAAVAGAAAVIRGIWTY from the coding sequence GTGACCGACATCAACCTGATCCAGATTCTACTGGCCAACATCGCCCTGCTGGCAGGCGCCTGCCTGCAAGGGATTGCCGGCTACGGAATCGGCACCCTGTCAGCACCGCTGATGTTTCTGGTCAGCCCGCTGCTGATACCCGGGCCATTGATACTCAACGCTGTATTGCTGACCATCATGATGCTGATCCGCAATCGCGCCAGCCTGAGTTTCAGGCAAGTGCGGTTTGCTATTGGCGGCGATGTGGTGGGCACGGTGCTGGCGGGAATGACCCTCGCGGTGGTGTCCACCCAGGCCTTCGGGCTGATTTTCGGCGGTTTGATCCTGGCGGCAGTGGCGCTGAGTGTGGCCGGGTTGAGGCCAACACTGACACCGCGCAATAGTGTCATTGCCGGAGCTGCCTCCGGCTATATGGGGACGATTACTGCAGTAGGCGGGCCTCCCATCGCCCTGATCTATCAGAACGAGCAAGGCCCCCTGGTGCGGGCCAACATGTCTGCGTTCTTTCTGTTTGCCAGCTTCGCCAGCGCGATCGCTCTGGTGGTCTCGGGCCATCTCGGAGTGCGTGAGGTGATGCTGTTTGTCGTCACGTTTCCTGGTGTACTGGCTGGCTTCCTGCTGTCTGGCCTATTGGTACATCGGGTACCCTTCGGCGGTCTGCGTCCCGTCATCCTGGGCATAGCAGCCGTCGCTGGCGCTGCTGCGGTCATTAGGGGTATCTGGACCTACTGA
- a CDS encoding DUF6701 domain-containing protein, producing MGLLLGNLAQAATDYFFHPSSENLPARCVKINGHSYSCGVLTLGEGDTITLGKSDKSDKPDKPVTITFSGAFTTGASNLINASGAVDDLKLITNGVLTLGANTRLNANVVGTAAVTLDEDVTVDGAISTGAGAVTVGSRSTVGGGISTGAGVVTLLASATLGGGITTEDGGITVGNQSSVGGAITSTGAGVVWLWEKVEVAGGVSTVTGGITVKDQSRVCGSISITGDGVVVLTTNIKVGGSVITQVGAITIGTGSSVGKDVISGAVITLTGLLVGGNVSSIGAGAITTTDTSIGGNVSSNAGVITLTNSQVRGTVTSGVAIVKTGSSVGDTNLVINIPSACSTVVVGDIHHFEISAPASGLTCNPLDVTVKACLNETCDLYTDSITAQAQITQGVTKNSQTQTFTGGSQVYALRAGTFGEAFLSMAPSTPAASAQTLCSIGSNALSSNCTLQMVESGFVLFDRQTGSSLIPNHIAGRTTLDDVWVRAVKSDPADPLRCIPGFSEKSERMVGFASDYINPAPTDLVGSPKLKVNDVEISNISSAFTLVPLDFNAQAEAPIRLFYPDAGKLSLSLRYEDKEADTGLVMTSTGNTFVVRPYGLCLYSDTTNSSCLLGDANCSVFVPAGDPFDLSVKAVAWEAGADTDFCSVKAVTPNYRQSGITLTSSLVAPDSGSSSILGETNVDIVFGDAGEKTHTNQTISEVGVFTITANPPNYLDGPAVGDSNGDGVIDKVSTSANIGRFIPAYLDVVGSASLTPSCGPFSYQGQPMGFAAGQAPRLQVSGHNRAGVVTTNYDRGDFWRLNAPERSQYTSVTGVASFDQGYVVGPPVVPARLQEVDITQSEYLDDLTTEGNGIRIARWSDQQLWYLPAVTPTIDDRPFQALVSLNVSAAALTDEDGVCYTHGNKDSGAACEDYFADADPLTERQPGFGGSEVRLGRLRIGNAHGSELQALNLSVALEYWKNIGSPTVPIGSFQSELNDSCTASLLGTPAAFLSLPDTRTGQLLAKDIKPSVDPVPATPSLPINLQVAVPGSKNHGSVAVGFPDLPSWLYYDWNDTGREAARGLATFGIYSGPKPLIFRRELYR from the coding sequence ATGGGCCTGTTGCTGGGCAATCTGGCCCAGGCGGCGACCGATTACTTTTTTCATCCTTCCTCTGAAAATCTGCCGGCAAGGTGCGTAAAGATTAATGGTCATTCCTACAGTTGCGGTGTGTTGACGCTTGGCGAGGGTGACACGATCACTCTCGGGAAGTCGGACAAGTCAGACAAACCGGACAAACCGGTCACCATCACCTTCTCCGGGGCATTCACCACTGGCGCGAGCAATTTGATCAATGCCTCGGGAGCGGTTGACGACCTCAAGCTGATCACCAACGGTGTGCTGACGCTGGGCGCCAACACCCGGCTGAATGCCAACGTGGTCGGCACTGCAGCGGTCACCCTGGATGAAGATGTCACGGTGGATGGCGCGATCAGCACCGGCGCTGGCGCCGTTACCGTGGGCAGCAGAAGCACGGTCGGCGGGGGCATTAGCACGGGCGCCGGCGTGGTCACCCTGCTGGCGAGCGCCACGCTCGGCGGCGGTATCACCACCGAGGATGGCGGCATCACCGTCGGTAACCAGAGCAGTGTCGGCGGGGCGATTACGTCCACGGGGGCGGGGGTCGTTTGGCTCTGGGAAAAGGTTGAAGTGGCGGGGGGCGTTAGCACCGTCACGGGCGGTATCACCGTGAAAGATCAGAGCCGAGTGTGCGGCAGCATCAGCATTACCGGCGATGGTGTGGTGGTTTTGACAACCAACATAAAAGTCGGCGGTTCGGTCATTACCCAGGTTGGCGCGATCACGATTGGCACCGGAAGCTCGGTCGGCAAAGATGTAATCAGCGGTGCCGTTATCACCCTGACCGGTCTACTGGTCGGCGGTAATGTCAGCAGCATCGGCGCGGGCGCCATCACCACGACTGACACCTCGATTGGCGGCAATGTCAGCAGCAATGCGGGCGTCATCACCCTGACCAACTCACAGGTTCGCGGCACGGTGACCTCGGGTGTCGCGATTGTAAAAACAGGGAGCAGCGTTGGCGACACCAACCTGGTCATCAATATTCCGTCTGCTTGCTCGACGGTAGTGGTTGGCGATATCCATCACTTCGAGATAAGCGCACCGGCTAGCGGTCTGACCTGCAATCCGTTGGATGTCACCGTTAAGGCTTGTTTGAATGAAACTTGCGATCTTTATACCGATTCGATAACGGCCCAGGCTCAGATAACGCAGGGCGTAACTAAGAATAGTCAGACCCAGACATTCACGGGCGGTAGCCAAGTTTATGCATTGCGCGCCGGTACGTTCGGGGAGGCATTTTTGAGCATGGCCCCGTCCACGCCTGCTGCATCGGCGCAGACCCTGTGCAGCATTGGCTCAAATGCCCTGAGTTCTAATTGCACGTTGCAAATGGTCGAGAGCGGTTTTGTACTGTTTGATCGTCAAACAGGTAGTTCTCTAATTCCGAACCATATTGCAGGGCGAACAACGCTCGATGACGTATGGGTGCGCGCGGTAAAAAGTGATCCGGCTGATCCGCTTCGTTGTATCCCCGGTTTCTCGGAAAAGAGTGAGCGCATGGTTGGTTTTGCTTCGGACTACATCAATCCTGCGCCGACAGACCTAGTGGGAAGTCCGAAGCTAAAAGTGAACGATGTTGAGATTTCCAACATTTCATCAGCCTTTACCCTAGTGCCGCTGGATTTCAATGCGCAAGCAGAAGCACCCATTCGCTTGTTCTATCCAGATGCTGGCAAGCTCAGTTTGAGCCTGCGCTATGAGGATAAAGAAGCCGATACCGGGCTGGTGATGACCTCGACGGGGAATACGTTTGTAGTTAGGCCGTATGGGTTGTGCCTATACAGTGACACGACGAACAGCAGTTGCCTTTTGGGCGATGCTAATTGCTCTGTTTTCGTTCCCGCGGGGGATCCCTTTGATTTGAGCGTGAAGGCCGTTGCTTGGGAGGCGGGTGCGGATACGGACTTTTGTAGCGTAAAAGCCGTCACCCCGAATTATCGACAGAGCGGCATAACCCTCACCAGTAGCTTAGTTGCTCCTGATTCTGGTTCTTCCAGCATTCTTGGCGAGACCAATGTCGATATCGTTTTCGGTGACGCGGGAGAAAAAACCCATACCAATCAGACGATTTCTGAGGTTGGAGTGTTCACCATCACCGCTAATCCGCCGAACTATCTCGACGGCCCTGCAGTCGGCGACAGCAACGGTGACGGCGTTATCGACAAAGTCAGTACTAGCGCCAATATCGGTCGTTTTATTCCGGCCTACCTGGACGTTGTGGGTTCGGCCAGTTTGACGCCCAGTTGTGGCCCGTTCAGTTATCAGGGGCAGCCGATGGGCTTTGCTGCTGGTCAGGCACCGCGCCTGCAGGTGAGTGGCCACAATCGCGCCGGCGTCGTCACCACGAACTACGATCGCGGCGATTTCTGGCGGTTAAACGCTCCCGAGCGCAGCCAATACACCTCTGTAACCGGCGTAGCCAGTTTTGATCAGGGATACGTTGTGGGGCCGCCAGTCGTGCCGGCGCGTTTGCAAGAAGTCGACATTACCCAGTCAGAGTATCTGGATGATCTGACCACTGAGGGGAACGGAATTCGTATCGCTCGCTGGAGCGACCAGCAGCTCTGGTATCTCCCTGCGGTCACGCCAACGATCGATGATCGGCCTTTTCAAGCGCTTGTTAGCTTGAATGTTTCCGCCGCAGCGCTAACGGATGAGGATGGGGTTTGTTATACCCATGGCAATAAAGACAGTGGCGCGGCCTGTGAAGACTATTTCGCTGATGCTGATCCTCTCACTGAGCGTCAGCCGGGATTTGGCGGCAGCGAAGTGCGCTTGGGCCGGCTGCGTATCGGCAATGCCCATGGCTCAGAATTGCAGGCGTTGAATCTGTCCGTTGCTTTGGAATACTGGAAAAATATCGGTAGCCCCACGGTGCCCATCGGTAGCTTTCAGTCAGAGCTGAACGATAGTTGTACTGCCTCGTTGCTGGGCACCCCCGCAGCTTTTTTAAGCCTTCCGGATACTCGCACCGGCCAGTTGCTAGCCAAAGATATCAAGCCGTCAGTTGATCCAGTTCCGGCGACTCCGTCCTTACCGATTAACCTGCAGGTTGCTGTGCCGGGTTCGAAGAACCATGGTTCAGTAGCGGTCGGTTTCCCCGATCTACCCTCCTGGCTGTATTACGACTGGAATGACACCGGCCGCGAAGCTGCACGGGGTCTCGCAACCTTCGGCATCTACAGCGGCCCGAAGCCGTTGATTTTTCGCCGCGAGTTGTACCGCTAG
- a CDS encoding PulJ/GspJ family protein, producing the protein MPLKPWRGFTLVELVMVIALSGMVLVMISTVLARPLQGFVDQSRRAVLVDQAAGVLQRMARDVRLAVPNSLRVSADGKALELLLIHSAARYRPNRIGGEGLRFSSETAGTCGSITEGERCDSLQVLDPEFKTDGAQWMVLYNIGAESGGNPVAGSNVWMPANPGVITPTGTKFDPLSGAPAGESHIALTNLPVDGFRFAYASPQHRLYLAKTVVGYRCQDGQLLRYSYKDQLLSAIPSTPPAGSDQQPMAANVDCSATYFTYQTGSTQRAGLLAIILRISQDGGVGGEGLQLLQQVHVDNAP; encoded by the coding sequence ATGCCCTTGAAGCCTTGGCGCGGTTTCACCTTGGTGGAACTGGTGATGGTGATCGCCCTGTCCGGCATGGTCTTAGTGATGATCAGCACTGTACTCGCGCGCCCGCTGCAAGGTTTCGTCGATCAGAGTCGACGGGCCGTGCTGGTCGATCAGGCTGCGGGTGTGTTGCAGCGTATGGCGCGTGACGTTCGGCTGGCCGTGCCTAACTCGCTGCGGGTGTCAGCGGACGGCAAAGCGCTTGAGCTGCTGCTGATTCATAGCGCCGCGCGCTACCGTCCCAATCGTATCGGCGGCGAGGGCCTGCGTTTTTCCAGCGAAACTGCAGGCACCTGCGGCAGCATCACCGAGGGTGAGCGCTGCGACAGCCTGCAGGTGCTCGATCCCGAGTTTAAAACGGACGGCGCGCAATGGATGGTGCTCTACAACATTGGCGCCGAGTCCGGCGGCAATCCGGTTGCCGGCAGCAATGTATGGATGCCGGCCAACCCCGGTGTGATCACCCCGACGGGCACGAAGTTCGATCCGCTGTCTGGTGCCCCCGCCGGGGAAAGTCATATTGCCCTGACTAACCTACCGGTTGATGGCTTCCGTTTTGCCTATGCGTCACCGCAACATCGCTTGTACTTGGCAAAAACGGTAGTGGGTTATCGCTGCCAGGACGGGCAACTGCTGCGTTACAGCTACAAAGACCAATTGCTCAGCGCAATTCCCAGCACGCCGCCGGCCGGCTCCGATCAACAGCCCATGGCGGCGAATGTCGATTGTTCCGCTACATACTTTACTTACCAGACCGGCAGCACTCAGCGCGCCGGTTTGCTAGCGATCATCCTGCGTATCAGCCAAGACGGTGGAGTCGGCGGCGAAGGCCTACAACTGCTGCAACAGGTACACGTCGACAATGCGCCCTGA
- a CDS encoding prepilin-type N-terminal cleavage/methylation domain-containing protein — protein sequence MTPRQRAARPLRQPGADALARQRGMTLIELVISIVIIGIAAAALFSAMAAIGGRSADPLLRQQSLSIAEAYLEEILLKPYLDPATLDPATLLGCQAIPGERKEFDDVCDYDDLDDQPPKNASGEEITALDGYRVQVAVAQLDSWNGVPALQVDVTVTDPGNQQLLLSGYRTCYGELDRCP from the coding sequence ATGACGCCTCGGCAGCGTGCTGCGCGACCCCTCCGGCAACCCGGAGCCGACGCCCTAGCGCGTCAGCGCGGCATGACCCTGATCGAACTGGTGATCAGCATCGTCATCATCGGCATCGCCGCCGCGGCCCTGTTCAGCGCCATGGCCGCCATCGGCGGGCGCTCCGCCGACCCGCTGCTGCGCCAGCAAAGTCTCAGCATCGCCGAAGCTTATCTGGAGGAAATCCTCCTGAAACCCTATCTCGACCCCGCAACTCTCGACCCCGCAACGCTATTGGGCTGCCAGGCTATCCCGGGCGAGCGCAAAGAGTTTGATGATGTTTGTGACTACGACGATCTGGATGATCAGCCGCCCAAGAATGCCTCGGGTGAGGAAATCACGGCGCTGGACGGTTATCGCGTGCAGGTGGCCGTGGCGCAATTGGACAGCTGGAATGGCGTGCCGGCTCTGCAGGTGGATGTCACCGTGACCGACCCCGGCAACCAGCAGCTGCTGCTCAGCGGTTATCGCACCTGTTATGGCGAGCTGGACCGATGCCCTTGA